In Sparus aurata chromosome 2, fSpaAur1.1, whole genome shotgun sequence, a single genomic region encodes these proteins:
- the hic1 gene encoding hypermethylated in cancer 1 protein isoform X1, whose translation MRECRKGECTYGQSTRHESEISVVSGGGLKTMLGAMEVPSHARDLLLQLNSQRTKGFLCDVIIVVQNALFRAHKNILAASSLYLKSLVVHDNLINLDHEMVSPGVFRVILDYIYTGRLSDGDPTSPTEPNLGAVLAAANYLQLLDLVALCKKKLKRNGKYPPRPGPAFLPYPKMGPNSMGLGSGGRYRVSTPVIQSCPPGGILNSHTIRGHEELLPHRMALHAGELYAPTSTQGSQVFPSLQSALPAQLSRSAHPDRNCSPNYGLDLSKKSPNSQSQHTPSHSHLANTHDEERDGNLSGRTSPMQGTNGRAFPSEKMESTDQASSLTPPPFPHLNQPLAPHLPHLHRSGSQGTDRYPCPPSPDTPTESGEAGREMGNIYRWVKHEPLSYTPEDDDEDEDEEEGGENGDQHHNHHKTGEESEGADDKSGSGTEETGSSEGRPSPPGSMGRFHMPYEPESFGDNLYVCIPCDKGFPSSEQLNAHVETHTEEELYGNSGGEMGNGNNSSNKNMSSNTNGYGSLNSSNSLNSLSHLESKSSQGLGSGGIGEMIRPYRCSSCEKSYKDPATLRQHEKTHWLTRPYPCSICGKKFTQRGTMTRHMRSHLGLKPFACDSCGMRFTRQYRLTEHMRIHSGEKPYECQVCGGKFAQQRNLISHMKMHSGGGTPGGLTDGKLKLDFNEGIYPLSKYAAEHLGLKPEKANELLIQAQQQLVADAKAIESLYPLSKLASEHLGLSHDKMDVLGQPLPPPQQALSEARTIDRYSPS comes from the coding sequence ATATCTGTTGTTTCAGGTGGCGGACTGAAGACGATGCTGGGTGCCATGGAAGTTCCAAGTCATGCTAGGgatctcctcctgcagctcaacaGCCAGCGAACCAAGGGCTTCCTGTGTGATGTTATCATTGTGGTGCAGAACGCCCTCTTCAGAGCTCACAAGAACATTCTGGCAGCCAGCAGCCTCTACTTGAAATCTTTGGTGGTCCATGACAATCTCATCAACCTCGACCACGAGATGGTGAGTCCAGGGGTCTTCAGGGTCATTCTGGACTACATATACACAGGCCGCCTTAGCGATGGAGACCCCACTTCCCCCACTGAACCCAATCTGGGGGCTGTCCTGGCGGCAGCCAACTACCTGCAGCTGCTTGACTTAGTGGCTTTGTGCAAAAAGAAGCTGAAAAGAAATGGCAAGTACCCTCCCCGCCCAGGCCCTGCATTTCTCCCGTACCCAAAGATGGGGCCCAATAGTATGGGTTTAGGGAGTGGTGGCAGGTATAGGGTTTCTACTCCTGTCATTCAGTCCTGCCCTCCTGGAGGAATTCTGAACAGCCATACAATCCGGGGACACGAGGAGCTACTCCCCCATCGTATGGCCCTTCATGCAGGGGAGCTGTATGCCCCCACCTCCACCCAGGGCTCTCAGGTGTTCCCGTCCCTGCAGTCAGCTCTGCCTGCCCAGCTCAGTCGCTCAGCCCACCCTGACAGGAACTGCTCCCCCAACTACGGCCTTGATCTCTCAAAGAAAAGCCCCAACTCCCAGTCCCAGCACACACCCTCTCACTCACATCTGGCAAACACTCATGATGAGGAGCGAGACGGGAATCTGAGTGGCCGCACCAGTCCCATGCAGGGCACGAATGGACGGGCCTTCCCCTCAGAAAAAATGGAGTCGACCGACCAGGCAAGCTCACTCACTCCTCCACCTTTCCCCCATCTCAACCAGCCTCTCGCCCCGCACCTCCCTCACCTGCATCGCTCAGGCTCCCAGGGCACAGATCGCTACCCGTGCCCCCCGAGCCCTGACACCCCCACGGAAAGCGGAGAGGCAGGCAGAGAAATGGGGAACATCTACCGCTGGGTGAAACACGAGCCACTCTCATACACACCTGAAGACGacgatgaggatgaggatgaggaggaagggggCGAAAACGGAGACCAGCATCATAACCACCACAAGACCGGAGAGGAGAGCGAAGGAGCAGACGACAAGAGCGGGTCAGGCACAGAGGAGACGGGCAGCAGTGAAGGCCGGCCGTCCCCTCCTGGATCCATGGGGAGGTTCCACATGCCGTATGAGCCAGAGAGCTTCGGGGACAATCTGTATGTCTGCATCCCCTGCGACAAAGGCTTCCCGAGCTCAGAGCAGCTCAACGCACACGTGGAGACTCACACAGAGGAAGAGCTGTACGGCAACTCCGGTGGGGAGATGGGAAACGGcaataacagcagcaacaaaaacatgagcagcaacacaaacgGTTATGGGAGCctgaacagcagcaacagtttgAACAGTCTGTCCCATCTGGAGTCCAAGTCCAGCCAGGGGTTGGGCTCAGGGGGCATCGGGGAGATGATCCGACCCTACCGCTGCTCCTCCTGTGAAAAGTCCTACAAAGATCCAGCCACGTTGCGCCAGCATGAGAAGACCCACTGGCTGACCCGGCCGTACCCCTGCAGCATCTGTGGCAAGAAGTTCACGCAGCGCGGCACCATGACGCGCCACATGCGTAGCCACCTGGGCCTCAAACCTTTTGCCTGCGACTCCTGTGGCATGCGCTTCACCCGGCAGTATCGCCTCACCGAGCACATGCGCATCCACTCGGGGGAGAAGCCCTATGAATGTCAGGTGTGTGGAGGAAAGTTCGCTCAGCAGCGCAACCTCATCAGCCACATGAAGATGCACAGCGGTGGAGGGACCCCGGGGGGCCTCACAGATGGGAAACTGAAGCTGGACTTTAACGAGGGCATCTATCCTCTGAGTAAATACGCAGCGGAGCATCTGGGGCTGAAGCCGGAGAAGGCCAACGAGCTTCTCATCCAGGCCCAGCAGCAACTGGTAGCTGACGCAAAGGCCATCGAAAGCCTCTACCCGCTGTCCAAACTGGCCTCGGAGCACCTGGGCCTCTCCCACGACAAGATGGATGTCCTGGGCcagcccctcccccctccccaacAGGCCCTCTCTGAAGCCCGCACCATTGACCGCTACTCACCCAGCTAA
- the hic1 gene encoding hypermethylated in cancer 1 protein isoform X2: MIIKGDLDRMAEDIGHAGGGLKTMLGAMEVPSHARDLLLQLNSQRTKGFLCDVIIVVQNALFRAHKNILAASSLYLKSLVVHDNLINLDHEMVSPGVFRVILDYIYTGRLSDGDPTSPTEPNLGAVLAAANYLQLLDLVALCKKKLKRNGKYPPRPGPAFLPYPKMGPNSMGLGSGGRYRVSTPVIQSCPPGGILNSHTIRGHEELLPHRMALHAGELYAPTSTQGSQVFPSLQSALPAQLSRSAHPDRNCSPNYGLDLSKKSPNSQSQHTPSHSHLANTHDEERDGNLSGRTSPMQGTNGRAFPSEKMESTDQASSLTPPPFPHLNQPLAPHLPHLHRSGSQGTDRYPCPPSPDTPTESGEAGREMGNIYRWVKHEPLSYTPEDDDEDEDEEEGGENGDQHHNHHKTGEESEGADDKSGSGTEETGSSEGRPSPPGSMGRFHMPYEPESFGDNLYVCIPCDKGFPSSEQLNAHVETHTEEELYGNSGGEMGNGNNSSNKNMSSNTNGYGSLNSSNSLNSLSHLESKSSQGLGSGGIGEMIRPYRCSSCEKSYKDPATLRQHEKTHWLTRPYPCSICGKKFTQRGTMTRHMRSHLGLKPFACDSCGMRFTRQYRLTEHMRIHSGEKPYECQVCGGKFAQQRNLISHMKMHSGGGTPGGLTDGKLKLDFNEGIYPLSKYAAEHLGLKPEKANELLIQAQQQLVADAKAIESLYPLSKLASEHLGLSHDKMDVLGQPLPPPQQALSEARTIDRYSPS; the protein is encoded by the coding sequence GTGGCGGACTGAAGACGATGCTGGGTGCCATGGAAGTTCCAAGTCATGCTAGGgatctcctcctgcagctcaacaGCCAGCGAACCAAGGGCTTCCTGTGTGATGTTATCATTGTGGTGCAGAACGCCCTCTTCAGAGCTCACAAGAACATTCTGGCAGCCAGCAGCCTCTACTTGAAATCTTTGGTGGTCCATGACAATCTCATCAACCTCGACCACGAGATGGTGAGTCCAGGGGTCTTCAGGGTCATTCTGGACTACATATACACAGGCCGCCTTAGCGATGGAGACCCCACTTCCCCCACTGAACCCAATCTGGGGGCTGTCCTGGCGGCAGCCAACTACCTGCAGCTGCTTGACTTAGTGGCTTTGTGCAAAAAGAAGCTGAAAAGAAATGGCAAGTACCCTCCCCGCCCAGGCCCTGCATTTCTCCCGTACCCAAAGATGGGGCCCAATAGTATGGGTTTAGGGAGTGGTGGCAGGTATAGGGTTTCTACTCCTGTCATTCAGTCCTGCCCTCCTGGAGGAATTCTGAACAGCCATACAATCCGGGGACACGAGGAGCTACTCCCCCATCGTATGGCCCTTCATGCAGGGGAGCTGTATGCCCCCACCTCCACCCAGGGCTCTCAGGTGTTCCCGTCCCTGCAGTCAGCTCTGCCTGCCCAGCTCAGTCGCTCAGCCCACCCTGACAGGAACTGCTCCCCCAACTACGGCCTTGATCTCTCAAAGAAAAGCCCCAACTCCCAGTCCCAGCACACACCCTCTCACTCACATCTGGCAAACACTCATGATGAGGAGCGAGACGGGAATCTGAGTGGCCGCACCAGTCCCATGCAGGGCACGAATGGACGGGCCTTCCCCTCAGAAAAAATGGAGTCGACCGACCAGGCAAGCTCACTCACTCCTCCACCTTTCCCCCATCTCAACCAGCCTCTCGCCCCGCACCTCCCTCACCTGCATCGCTCAGGCTCCCAGGGCACAGATCGCTACCCGTGCCCCCCGAGCCCTGACACCCCCACGGAAAGCGGAGAGGCAGGCAGAGAAATGGGGAACATCTACCGCTGGGTGAAACACGAGCCACTCTCATACACACCTGAAGACGacgatgaggatgaggatgaggaggaagggggCGAAAACGGAGACCAGCATCATAACCACCACAAGACCGGAGAGGAGAGCGAAGGAGCAGACGACAAGAGCGGGTCAGGCACAGAGGAGACGGGCAGCAGTGAAGGCCGGCCGTCCCCTCCTGGATCCATGGGGAGGTTCCACATGCCGTATGAGCCAGAGAGCTTCGGGGACAATCTGTATGTCTGCATCCCCTGCGACAAAGGCTTCCCGAGCTCAGAGCAGCTCAACGCACACGTGGAGACTCACACAGAGGAAGAGCTGTACGGCAACTCCGGTGGGGAGATGGGAAACGGcaataacagcagcaacaaaaacatgagcagcaacacaaacgGTTATGGGAGCctgaacagcagcaacagtttgAACAGTCTGTCCCATCTGGAGTCCAAGTCCAGCCAGGGGTTGGGCTCAGGGGGCATCGGGGAGATGATCCGACCCTACCGCTGCTCCTCCTGTGAAAAGTCCTACAAAGATCCAGCCACGTTGCGCCAGCATGAGAAGACCCACTGGCTGACCCGGCCGTACCCCTGCAGCATCTGTGGCAAGAAGTTCACGCAGCGCGGCACCATGACGCGCCACATGCGTAGCCACCTGGGCCTCAAACCTTTTGCCTGCGACTCCTGTGGCATGCGCTTCACCCGGCAGTATCGCCTCACCGAGCACATGCGCATCCACTCGGGGGAGAAGCCCTATGAATGTCAGGTGTGTGGAGGAAAGTTCGCTCAGCAGCGCAACCTCATCAGCCACATGAAGATGCACAGCGGTGGAGGGACCCCGGGGGGCCTCACAGATGGGAAACTGAAGCTGGACTTTAACGAGGGCATCTATCCTCTGAGTAAATACGCAGCGGAGCATCTGGGGCTGAAGCCGGAGAAGGCCAACGAGCTTCTCATCCAGGCCCAGCAGCAACTGGTAGCTGACGCAAAGGCCATCGAAAGCCTCTACCCGCTGTCCAAACTGGCCTCGGAGCACCTGGGCCTCTCCCACGACAAGATGGATGTCCTGGGCcagcccctcccccctccccaacAGGCCCTCTCTGAAGCCCGCACCATTGACCGCTACTCACCCAGCTAA
- the hic1 gene encoding hypermethylated in cancer 1 protein isoform X3 has translation MQISVVSGGGLKTMLGAMEVPSHARDLLLQLNSQRTKGFLCDVIIVVQNALFRAHKNILAASSLYLKSLVVHDNLINLDHEMVSPGVFRVILDYIYTGRLSDGDPTSPTEPNLGAVLAAANYLQLLDLVALCKKKLKRNGKYPPRPGPAFLPYPKMGPNSMGLGSGGRYRVSTPVIQSCPPGGILNSHTIRGHEELLPHRMALHAGELYAPTSTQGSQVFPSLQSALPAQLSRSAHPDRNCSPNYGLDLSKKSPNSQSQHTPSHSHLANTHDEERDGNLSGRTSPMQGTNGRAFPSEKMESTDQASSLTPPPFPHLNQPLAPHLPHLHRSGSQGTDRYPCPPSPDTPTESGEAGREMGNIYRWVKHEPLSYTPEDDDEDEDEEEGGENGDQHHNHHKTGEESEGADDKSGSGTEETGSSEGRPSPPGSMGRFHMPYEPESFGDNLYVCIPCDKGFPSSEQLNAHVETHTEEELYGNSGGEMGNGNNSSNKNMSSNTNGYGSLNSSNSLNSLSHLESKSSQGLGSGGIGEMIRPYRCSSCEKSYKDPATLRQHEKTHWLTRPYPCSICGKKFTQRGTMTRHMRSHLGLKPFACDSCGMRFTRQYRLTEHMRIHSGEKPYECQVCGGKFAQQRNLISHMKMHSGGGTPGGLTDGKLKLDFNEGIYPLSKYAAEHLGLKPEKANELLIQAQQQLVADAKAIESLYPLSKLASEHLGLSHDKMDVLGQPLPPPQQALSEARTIDRYSPS, from the coding sequence ATATCTGTTGTTTCAGGTGGCGGACTGAAGACGATGCTGGGTGCCATGGAAGTTCCAAGTCATGCTAGGgatctcctcctgcagctcaacaGCCAGCGAACCAAGGGCTTCCTGTGTGATGTTATCATTGTGGTGCAGAACGCCCTCTTCAGAGCTCACAAGAACATTCTGGCAGCCAGCAGCCTCTACTTGAAATCTTTGGTGGTCCATGACAATCTCATCAACCTCGACCACGAGATGGTGAGTCCAGGGGTCTTCAGGGTCATTCTGGACTACATATACACAGGCCGCCTTAGCGATGGAGACCCCACTTCCCCCACTGAACCCAATCTGGGGGCTGTCCTGGCGGCAGCCAACTACCTGCAGCTGCTTGACTTAGTGGCTTTGTGCAAAAAGAAGCTGAAAAGAAATGGCAAGTACCCTCCCCGCCCAGGCCCTGCATTTCTCCCGTACCCAAAGATGGGGCCCAATAGTATGGGTTTAGGGAGTGGTGGCAGGTATAGGGTTTCTACTCCTGTCATTCAGTCCTGCCCTCCTGGAGGAATTCTGAACAGCCATACAATCCGGGGACACGAGGAGCTACTCCCCCATCGTATGGCCCTTCATGCAGGGGAGCTGTATGCCCCCACCTCCACCCAGGGCTCTCAGGTGTTCCCGTCCCTGCAGTCAGCTCTGCCTGCCCAGCTCAGTCGCTCAGCCCACCCTGACAGGAACTGCTCCCCCAACTACGGCCTTGATCTCTCAAAGAAAAGCCCCAACTCCCAGTCCCAGCACACACCCTCTCACTCACATCTGGCAAACACTCATGATGAGGAGCGAGACGGGAATCTGAGTGGCCGCACCAGTCCCATGCAGGGCACGAATGGACGGGCCTTCCCCTCAGAAAAAATGGAGTCGACCGACCAGGCAAGCTCACTCACTCCTCCACCTTTCCCCCATCTCAACCAGCCTCTCGCCCCGCACCTCCCTCACCTGCATCGCTCAGGCTCCCAGGGCACAGATCGCTACCCGTGCCCCCCGAGCCCTGACACCCCCACGGAAAGCGGAGAGGCAGGCAGAGAAATGGGGAACATCTACCGCTGGGTGAAACACGAGCCACTCTCATACACACCTGAAGACGacgatgaggatgaggatgaggaggaagggggCGAAAACGGAGACCAGCATCATAACCACCACAAGACCGGAGAGGAGAGCGAAGGAGCAGACGACAAGAGCGGGTCAGGCACAGAGGAGACGGGCAGCAGTGAAGGCCGGCCGTCCCCTCCTGGATCCATGGGGAGGTTCCACATGCCGTATGAGCCAGAGAGCTTCGGGGACAATCTGTATGTCTGCATCCCCTGCGACAAAGGCTTCCCGAGCTCAGAGCAGCTCAACGCACACGTGGAGACTCACACAGAGGAAGAGCTGTACGGCAACTCCGGTGGGGAGATGGGAAACGGcaataacagcagcaacaaaaacatgagcagcaacacaaacgGTTATGGGAGCctgaacagcagcaacagtttgAACAGTCTGTCCCATCTGGAGTCCAAGTCCAGCCAGGGGTTGGGCTCAGGGGGCATCGGGGAGATGATCCGACCCTACCGCTGCTCCTCCTGTGAAAAGTCCTACAAAGATCCAGCCACGTTGCGCCAGCATGAGAAGACCCACTGGCTGACCCGGCCGTACCCCTGCAGCATCTGTGGCAAGAAGTTCACGCAGCGCGGCACCATGACGCGCCACATGCGTAGCCACCTGGGCCTCAAACCTTTTGCCTGCGACTCCTGTGGCATGCGCTTCACCCGGCAGTATCGCCTCACCGAGCACATGCGCATCCACTCGGGGGAGAAGCCCTATGAATGTCAGGTGTGTGGAGGAAAGTTCGCTCAGCAGCGCAACCTCATCAGCCACATGAAGATGCACAGCGGTGGAGGGACCCCGGGGGGCCTCACAGATGGGAAACTGAAGCTGGACTTTAACGAGGGCATCTATCCTCTGAGTAAATACGCAGCGGAGCATCTGGGGCTGAAGCCGGAGAAGGCCAACGAGCTTCTCATCCAGGCCCAGCAGCAACTGGTAGCTGACGCAAAGGCCATCGAAAGCCTCTACCCGCTGTCCAAACTGGCCTCGGAGCACCTGGGCCTCTCCCACGACAAGATGGATGTCCTGGGCcagcccctcccccctccccaacAGGCCCTCTCTGAAGCCCGCACCATTGACCGCTACTCACCCAGCTAA
- the hic1 gene encoding hypermethylated in cancer 1 protein isoform X4 — protein sequence MLGAMEVPSHARDLLLQLNSQRTKGFLCDVIIVVQNALFRAHKNILAASSLYLKSLVVHDNLINLDHEMVSPGVFRVILDYIYTGRLSDGDPTSPTEPNLGAVLAAANYLQLLDLVALCKKKLKRNGKYPPRPGPAFLPYPKMGPNSMGLGSGGRYRVSTPVIQSCPPGGILNSHTIRGHEELLPHRMALHAGELYAPTSTQGSQVFPSLQSALPAQLSRSAHPDRNCSPNYGLDLSKKSPNSQSQHTPSHSHLANTHDEERDGNLSGRTSPMQGTNGRAFPSEKMESTDQASSLTPPPFPHLNQPLAPHLPHLHRSGSQGTDRYPCPPSPDTPTESGEAGREMGNIYRWVKHEPLSYTPEDDDEDEDEEEGGENGDQHHNHHKTGEESEGADDKSGSGTEETGSSEGRPSPPGSMGRFHMPYEPESFGDNLYVCIPCDKGFPSSEQLNAHVETHTEEELYGNSGGEMGNGNNSSNKNMSSNTNGYGSLNSSNSLNSLSHLESKSSQGLGSGGIGEMIRPYRCSSCEKSYKDPATLRQHEKTHWLTRPYPCSICGKKFTQRGTMTRHMRSHLGLKPFACDSCGMRFTRQYRLTEHMRIHSGEKPYECQVCGGKFAQQRNLISHMKMHSGGGTPGGLTDGKLKLDFNEGIYPLSKYAAEHLGLKPEKANELLIQAQQQLVADAKAIESLYPLSKLASEHLGLSHDKMDVLGQPLPPPQQALSEARTIDRYSPS from the coding sequence ATGCTGGGTGCCATGGAAGTTCCAAGTCATGCTAGGgatctcctcctgcagctcaacaGCCAGCGAACCAAGGGCTTCCTGTGTGATGTTATCATTGTGGTGCAGAACGCCCTCTTCAGAGCTCACAAGAACATTCTGGCAGCCAGCAGCCTCTACTTGAAATCTTTGGTGGTCCATGACAATCTCATCAACCTCGACCACGAGATGGTGAGTCCAGGGGTCTTCAGGGTCATTCTGGACTACATATACACAGGCCGCCTTAGCGATGGAGACCCCACTTCCCCCACTGAACCCAATCTGGGGGCTGTCCTGGCGGCAGCCAACTACCTGCAGCTGCTTGACTTAGTGGCTTTGTGCAAAAAGAAGCTGAAAAGAAATGGCAAGTACCCTCCCCGCCCAGGCCCTGCATTTCTCCCGTACCCAAAGATGGGGCCCAATAGTATGGGTTTAGGGAGTGGTGGCAGGTATAGGGTTTCTACTCCTGTCATTCAGTCCTGCCCTCCTGGAGGAATTCTGAACAGCCATACAATCCGGGGACACGAGGAGCTACTCCCCCATCGTATGGCCCTTCATGCAGGGGAGCTGTATGCCCCCACCTCCACCCAGGGCTCTCAGGTGTTCCCGTCCCTGCAGTCAGCTCTGCCTGCCCAGCTCAGTCGCTCAGCCCACCCTGACAGGAACTGCTCCCCCAACTACGGCCTTGATCTCTCAAAGAAAAGCCCCAACTCCCAGTCCCAGCACACACCCTCTCACTCACATCTGGCAAACACTCATGATGAGGAGCGAGACGGGAATCTGAGTGGCCGCACCAGTCCCATGCAGGGCACGAATGGACGGGCCTTCCCCTCAGAAAAAATGGAGTCGACCGACCAGGCAAGCTCACTCACTCCTCCACCTTTCCCCCATCTCAACCAGCCTCTCGCCCCGCACCTCCCTCACCTGCATCGCTCAGGCTCCCAGGGCACAGATCGCTACCCGTGCCCCCCGAGCCCTGACACCCCCACGGAAAGCGGAGAGGCAGGCAGAGAAATGGGGAACATCTACCGCTGGGTGAAACACGAGCCACTCTCATACACACCTGAAGACGacgatgaggatgaggatgaggaggaagggggCGAAAACGGAGACCAGCATCATAACCACCACAAGACCGGAGAGGAGAGCGAAGGAGCAGACGACAAGAGCGGGTCAGGCACAGAGGAGACGGGCAGCAGTGAAGGCCGGCCGTCCCCTCCTGGATCCATGGGGAGGTTCCACATGCCGTATGAGCCAGAGAGCTTCGGGGACAATCTGTATGTCTGCATCCCCTGCGACAAAGGCTTCCCGAGCTCAGAGCAGCTCAACGCACACGTGGAGACTCACACAGAGGAAGAGCTGTACGGCAACTCCGGTGGGGAGATGGGAAACGGcaataacagcagcaacaaaaacatgagcagcaacacaaacgGTTATGGGAGCctgaacagcagcaacagtttgAACAGTCTGTCCCATCTGGAGTCCAAGTCCAGCCAGGGGTTGGGCTCAGGGGGCATCGGGGAGATGATCCGACCCTACCGCTGCTCCTCCTGTGAAAAGTCCTACAAAGATCCAGCCACGTTGCGCCAGCATGAGAAGACCCACTGGCTGACCCGGCCGTACCCCTGCAGCATCTGTGGCAAGAAGTTCACGCAGCGCGGCACCATGACGCGCCACATGCGTAGCCACCTGGGCCTCAAACCTTTTGCCTGCGACTCCTGTGGCATGCGCTTCACCCGGCAGTATCGCCTCACCGAGCACATGCGCATCCACTCGGGGGAGAAGCCCTATGAATGTCAGGTGTGTGGAGGAAAGTTCGCTCAGCAGCGCAACCTCATCAGCCACATGAAGATGCACAGCGGTGGAGGGACCCCGGGGGGCCTCACAGATGGGAAACTGAAGCTGGACTTTAACGAGGGCATCTATCCTCTGAGTAAATACGCAGCGGAGCATCTGGGGCTGAAGCCGGAGAAGGCCAACGAGCTTCTCATCCAGGCCCAGCAGCAACTGGTAGCTGACGCAAAGGCCATCGAAAGCCTCTACCCGCTGTCCAAACTGGCCTCGGAGCACCTGGGCCTCTCCCACGACAAGATGGATGTCCTGGGCcagcccctcccccctccccaacAGGCCCTCTCTGAAGCCCGCACCATTGACCGCTACTCACCCAGCTAA